From one Micromonospora siamensis genomic stretch:
- a CDS encoding CaiB/BaiF CoA transferase family protein codes for MTDATETAAPTGPLAGVRVVELAGIGPGPFAAMMLADLGAEVIRVDRVADADPTAEGPHPDLLNRGRRSVAVDLKSPGGRAAVLALVAGADVLLEGFRPGVTERLGLGPVECLAVNPRLVYGRMTGWGQDGPHAPYAGHDIDYLALTGALHGVGRAGERPVPPMNLLGDFGGGGMMLALGVVAALYAVRAGAPGQVVDAAIVDGVSVLSTQIHALRRLGMWRDERGVNLLDGGAPFYDTYECADGRHLAVGALEPRFYDELVRLAGFPLDGEEALDRTDPGNWPALRESWARLFRTRTRDEWAELLASSDACVAPVLDWAEAPAHPHLAARRTFVTHAGVKQPAPAPRFSGTPTALRRPPPHPGQHTDEVLAEAGLDAEGIAELRAAGAIA; via the coding sequence GTGACCGACGCCACCGAAACTGCCGCGCCGACCGGACCGCTGGCCGGGGTCCGGGTGGTCGAGCTGGCCGGCATCGGGCCGGGCCCGTTCGCCGCGATGATGCTCGCCGACCTGGGCGCCGAGGTGATCCGGGTGGACCGGGTCGCCGACGCCGACCCGACCGCCGAGGGCCCCCATCCCGACCTGCTCAACCGGGGTCGCCGGTCGGTGGCGGTGGACCTGAAGTCGCCGGGTGGGCGCGCGGCGGTGCTCGCCCTGGTGGCCGGGGCGGACGTGCTGCTGGAGGGCTTCCGGCCCGGGGTGACCGAGCGACTCGGCCTGGGACCGGTGGAGTGCCTGGCGGTCAACCCACGGCTGGTCTACGGCCGGATGACCGGCTGGGGGCAGGACGGTCCGCACGCCCCGTACGCCGGCCACGACATCGACTACCTGGCGTTGACCGGTGCGTTGCACGGGGTCGGGCGGGCCGGTGAGCGGCCGGTGCCGCCGATGAACCTGCTCGGCGACTTCGGCGGCGGTGGGATGATGCTGGCCCTCGGCGTGGTGGCCGCCCTGTACGCGGTCCGCGCCGGCGCTCCCGGCCAGGTGGTCGACGCGGCCATCGTGGACGGCGTGTCGGTGCTGAGCACCCAGATCCACGCGCTGCGCCGACTCGGCATGTGGCGTGACGAGCGCGGGGTCAACCTGCTCGACGGCGGCGCACCGTTCTACGACACGTACGAGTGCGCCGACGGTCGGCACCTCGCGGTGGGCGCGTTGGAGCCGCGCTTCTACGACGAACTGGTCCGGCTCGCCGGGTTCCCGCTCGACGGCGAGGAGGCATTGGACCGTACCGACCCGGGGAACTGGCCGGCGCTGCGCGAGTCGTGGGCCCGGTTGTTCCGGACCCGCACCCGGGACGAGTGGGCGGAGCTGCTGGCGTCCTCCGACGCCTGCGTCGCCCCGGTGCTGGACTGGGCGGAGGCGCCCGCGCACCCGCACCTGGCGGCCCGGCGGACCTTCGTGACCCATGCCGGGGTCAAGCAGCCAGCCCCGGCGCCCCGGTTCTCCGGTACGCCGACCGCGCTACGCCGCCCGCCGCCGCATCCCGGGCAGCACACCGACGAGGTGCTCGCCGAGGCGGGGCTGGACGCCGAAGGGATCGCCGAGCTACGGGCGGCCGGCGCGATCGCCTGA
- a CDS encoding DUF2267 domain-containing protein: MNYDTFVDQVAQRTGLDPDRAVQLIHATLRTLAERLTGGEVLDLAAQLPDPLRLALRTGPHDEAAERFGAREFGARVGERADADEATARAAARAVLTTLREAVTGDEFDDVVTQLPRDYRDLVEPAMAPGVGLRRA; this comes from the coding sequence ATGAACTACGACACCTTCGTCGACCAGGTCGCGCAACGCACCGGCCTCGACCCCGACCGCGCGGTCCAGCTGATCCACGCGACGCTGCGTACCCTGGCGGAACGGTTGACCGGCGGGGAGGTGCTCGACCTCGCCGCGCAACTGCCCGATCCGCTGCGGCTGGCGTTGCGGACCGGCCCGCACGACGAGGCGGCCGAACGGTTCGGCGCCCGCGAGTTCGGGGCCCGGGTCGGCGAGCGGGCCGACGCGGACGAGGCCACCGCCCGGGCCGCCGCCCGCGCGGTCCTCACCACCCTGCGCGAGGCGGTGACCGGCGACGAGTTCGACGACGTGGTGACCCAGCTGCCCCGGGACTACCGCGACCTGGTGGAACCCGCGATGGCTCCCGGCGTCGGGCTGCGCCGCGCCTGA
- a CDS encoding DUF2795 domain-containing protein — translation MATYSDVLQYLSSLDYPAEKDDVVREAEREGAPPEVLRALRALPPVDYANGTEVARSAKIEAAPEVGTAQRAEQARDKRHQRVSQHLRGI, via the coding sequence ATGGCGACTTACTCCGACGTCCTGCAGTACCTGTCGAGCCTGGACTATCCGGCCGAGAAGGACGACGTCGTACGCGAGGCCGAGCGGGAGGGCGCCCCGCCGGAGGTGTTGCGGGCGTTGCGGGCGCTGCCGCCGGTCGACTACGCCAACGGCACCGAGGTGGCCCGGTCCGCGAAGATCGAGGCCGCCCCGGAGGTGGGTACGGCGCAGCGGGCCGAACAGGCGCGGGACAAGCGCCACCAGCGCGTCTCGCAGCACCTGCGCGGCATCTGA
- a CDS encoding glycosyltransferase family 4 protein translates to MADERIRVAMLHDPDADGLGDYLAHLVRALDEAGVRVEPVPVGPGGLTAGSRAAREVRRLHPDLVHVQLPSTAYRLPGLLPGLLPRATPLVTTLHADGDHDGHRAGRLATALRHLTDRLTPGSAAVVVTDPRIDVPGAAPVHIPVAPPVADQPGAATQGRRMRARLGLPEGAPLLAFLGPAGPEGGLGHLVRALPELRRAHPDLRLLVIGGGTVGDPADEPAALARRYAVADAVTVTGPVGPDRLSAALHAADVVVLPAVAGVGATSGELLTALAHGVPTAVTVPDGGDGEPHRAGAVAVIRQRADSAAIVAAVGRLLADPVLRRRLAERGRAFVAAYTWPRVAAAHLELYRRTLGRAGG, encoded by the coding sequence ATGGCCGACGAGCGGATCCGGGTGGCCATGCTGCACGACCCGGACGCGGACGGGCTCGGCGACTACCTCGCCCACCTGGTGCGGGCGCTGGACGAGGCGGGCGTACGGGTCGAGCCGGTGCCGGTCGGCCCCGGCGGGCTCACCGCCGGCTCCCGGGCCGCCCGCGAGGTACGCCGCCTGCATCCGGACCTGGTTCACGTGCAGCTCCCGTCGACGGCGTACCGGCTGCCCGGGCTGCTCCCCGGCCTGCTGCCCCGGGCCACCCCGCTGGTCACCACGCTGCACGCCGACGGTGACCACGACGGGCACCGGGCGGGACGTCTCGCGACGGCGCTGCGCCATCTGACCGACCGGCTCACCCCGGGCAGCGCCGCGGTGGTGGTCACCGACCCGCGGATCGACGTGCCGGGTGCGGCGCCGGTGCACATCCCGGTCGCGCCGCCGGTCGCCGACCAGCCGGGCGCGGCGACCCAGGGGCGGCGGATGCGGGCCCGGCTGGGCCTGCCGGAGGGCGCTCCGTTGCTGGCCTTCCTCGGGCCGGCCGGGCCGGAGGGCGGCCTGGGACACCTGGTTCGGGCGCTGCCCGAGCTGCGCCGTGCCCATCCGGACCTGCGGCTGCTGGTGATCGGCGGCGGGACGGTCGGGGATCCGGCGGACGAGCCGGCCGCGCTGGCCCGCCGGTACGCCGTCGCGGACGCGGTCACCGTGACCGGTCCGGTGGGTCCGGACCGGCTCTCCGCCGCCCTGCACGCCGCCGACGTGGTGGTGCTGCCCGCCGTGGCCGGGGTGGGCGCGACCAGTGGCGAACTGCTCACCGCGCTGGCGCACGGCGTCCCGACGGCGGTCACCGTTCCCGACGGTGGGGACGGGGAGCCGCACCGGGCCGGGGCGGTGGCGGTGATCAGGCAGCGGGCGGACAGCGCCGCGATCGTCGCGGCGGTCGGCCGGCTGTTGGCCGATCCGGTGCTGCGTCGCCGGCTGGCCGAGCGGGGGCGGGCGTTCGTCGCCGCGTACACGTGGCCCCGGGTGGCCGCCGCGCACCTGGAGCTGTACCGGCGGACCCTGGGCCGCGCCGGGGGCTGA